Proteins encoded within one genomic window of Hevea brasiliensis isolate MT/VB/25A 57/8 chromosome 8, ASM3005281v1, whole genome shotgun sequence:
- the LOC110667963 gene encoding acyl-CoA--sterol O-acyltransferase 1: MEDEISKFLKVWLTVFASLFYCYAIGKQFPQGKTRFLLLLPIVCLFLYLPLHLSTIHLGGMTAFFIAWLANFKLLLFAFGKGPLSSQNASISLPSFLTFACLPIKIQENPPPKKQNNQNPSSKMSRKAEKSPLNYAIKGILLAIFVRVYDYSDHIHPNIILFLYGLHMYFFLEIVLAMLAYLVRTILGFQLEPPFNDPYLSSSLQDFWGRRWNRITNGILRPTVYEPTLNISTHVMGREWAPIPAILATFFVSAIMHELIFYYIGGVRPTWQVTWFFIFHGFCLVIEIVLKKAIKGRWQLPDLISGILVVGFIVVTGYWLFFPQFLHQCKADVRALEEIAALGAFVKNSFRTFFWPKSAKWVD, encoded by the coding sequence ATGGAGGATGAGATTAGCAAGTTCTTGAAGGTATGGCTCACAGTATTTGCATCTTTATTCTATTGCTATGCAATTGGCAAGCAATTCCCACAAGGAAAAACAAGATTTCTTTTATTACTCCCAATTGTGTGTCTCTTTCTGTACCTTCCTCTACATCTCTCCACTATCCATCTTGGTGGGATGACAGCATTTTTCATAGCTTGGCTTGCCAATTTTAAGCTCTTGCTCTTTGCTTTTGGTAAGGGTcctttatcatctcaaaatgcaTCAATCTCGCTACCTAGTTTTCTTACTTTTGCTTGTTTACCCATCAAAATTCAAGAAAACCCACCTCCCAAAAAACAAAATAATCAAAATCCATCTTCTAAAATGTCTAGAAAGGCTGAGAAATCTCCTCTAAATTATGCAATAAAAGGCATTCTTTTAGCTATTTTCGTACGTGTCTATGATTACAGCGATCATATCCATCCAAATATCATATTATTTCTCTATGGTCTCCACATGTACTTCTTTCTTGAGATTGTCCTAGCCATGCTTGCATACCTGGTTCGAACCATTTTAGGATTTCAGCTCGAGCCACCCTTCAATGATCCATATCTCTCTTCTTCATTACAAGACTTCTGGGGTAGAAGATGGAATCGAATTACCAATGGCATCTTACGCCCAACTGTGTATGAGCCTACACTCAACATCAGTACACATGTCATGGGTAGAGAGTGGGCCCCAATCCCAGCTATTTTGGCCACTTTTTTTGTCTCAGCCATCATGCACGAactcatattttattatattgggGGCGTGAGACCCACGTGGCAGGTGACAtggttttttatttttcatgggtTTTGTTTGGTGATTGAAATTGTATTAAAGAAGGCAATTAAAGGCAGGTGGCAGTTGCCTGATCTAATCTCGGGGATTTTAGTGGTTGGTTTTATAGTGGTGACTGGCTATTGGCTTTTCTTTCCGCAATTCCTCCATCAATGCAAGGCGGATGTTAGAGCGCTTGAAGAAATCGCAGCACTAGGCGCGTTTGTAAAGAATTCCTTTCGGACATTTTTTTGGCCCAAGAGTGCCAAGTGGGTTGATTAG